The following coding sequences lie in one Musa acuminata AAA Group cultivar baxijiao chromosome BXJ3-1, Cavendish_Baxijiao_AAA, whole genome shotgun sequence genomic window:
- the LOC135629111 gene encoding cell division cycle 20.2, cofactor of APC complex-like → MSSSRSRRVEYDRFIPFRSAMDMDYARFALTGPSRPQRDGSRESPSSVAYQKLLDECILKNRSRILAFKTAPEASASKLPEFDEPIRPQKKQQRRIPKEPERVLVIHGLLDDNVLNLLDWGSNNVLAIGLEDAVYLWDAANESTKLLQPEEDRGPITCIRWSPDCAVLAVAFGNSDLSLIDTATGHVVDGMEDENQAPVLSLAWRSNSILTVGRFDGTVVDYDFRKDDMFICFYNGHRRGVCSLKWSVLSGRYLASGGQDKLVHIWDACMPVSRDHPRQRQWLHRISSHTSIVKAVDWCPTRSNLLASGGGCNDHCVKFWNTVNGACLNSIDAGSEVCALLWDKNKSELLTSHGSPNNQLTLWNYPSMTRVAEVSGHSSRVLSLAGSPLGGVVASAAADETVRFWNIFETPKITKPELPFAQFNVLIR, encoded by the coding sequence atgtcttcttcgcgttcTAGGCGTGTGGAGTACGACCGCTTCATCCCGTTCCGGTCGGCGATGGACATGGACTACGCACGCTTTGCCCTAACCGGGCCTTCGAGACCGCAGCGTGATGGTTCGAGGGAATCCCCATCGAGCGTGGCGTACCAAAAGCTTCTTGACGAGTGCATTTTGAAGAACAGGTCTCGTATCCTCGCTTTCAAGACTGCACCTGAAGCGTCGGCCAGCAAGCTGCCCGAGTTTGACGAGCCCATTCGGCCGCAGAAGAAGCAGCAGAGGCGAATCCCTAAAGAACCAGAGAGGGTTTTGGTAATCCACGGCTtgttggatgataatgttttgaatctcctcgactggggaagcaataatgtgttggcGATTGGCCTTGAGGACGCAGTGTATCTCTGGGACGCTGCAAACGAGTCGACTAAGCTTCTACAACCCGAAGAAGACAGAGGACCTATCACTTGCATCCGCTGGTCGCCAGACTGTGCAGTTCTTGCTGTCGCATTTGGCAATTCAGATTTATCCCTGATCGATACAGCAACAGGACATGTCGTGGATGGGATGGAAGATGAGAACCAGGCCCCTGTGTTGTCACTTGCGTGGAGAAGTAATTCAATCTTGACAGTCGGAAGATTTGATGGCACTGTTGTTGATTATGACTTTAGAAAGGATGACATGTTCATCTGTTTCTATAATGGGCATCGGCGTGGagtttgtagtcttaaatggtccGTGTTGTCAGGGCGGTATTTGGCGAGTGGAGGGCAGGACAAACTAGTGCACATATGGGATGCCTGCATGCCTGTCTCACGTGACCATCCACGTCAACGTCAATGGCTTCACAGGATCAGCAGCCACACTTCCATTGTGAAGGCCGTTGACTGGTGCCCAACTCGGAGCAACCtgctggcttctggtggaggTTGCAATGATCATTGCGTTAAGTTTTGGAACACCGTTAATGGTGCTTGCTTGAACTCGATTGATGCTGGCTCTGAAGTTTGTGCTTTGCTATGGGACAAAAACAAATCTGAATTACTGACCTCTCATGGTTCGCCGAACAATCAACTCACCTTGTGGAATTACCCATCCATGACGAGAGTGGCTGAGGTTTCCGGTCATTCATCCCGGGTTCTTTCCTTGGCTGGGAGTCCACTGGGaggtgtagtagcttctgcagCAGCAGATGAGACAGTCAGGTTTTGGAATATCTTTGAGACTCCCAAAATAACAAAACCTGAACTGCCCTTTGCCCAATTTAATGTTCTCATAAGATGA